In Verrucomicrobiia bacterium, a single genomic region encodes these proteins:
- a CDS encoding acyloxyacyl hydrolase: protein MLLGSATVAPVMALAQTTTPTADLGIQANLAFESRSPQIWTGAVGGGFDVAAQSFSVNAGATCGIALLGGREVHDLALVGLSYGEVFGPLRGAGHWFQGNTELRFELFGGSQFSPSHAWLVGLTPHLRYHFATGTRWVPFVDCGAGVTATSIREPDLGGVFEFNLQAAAGVQWFVRNNVALTLEARYLHLSSARIYRPNLGLNTIAGMAGVTFFF from the coding sequence ATGCTGCTTGGCAGTGCGACTGTTGCGCCGGTGATGGCGTTGGCGCAAACCACCACGCCGACGGCCGATCTCGGCATCCAGGCGAACCTCGCCTTCGAATCCCGGTCGCCACAAATTTGGACGGGCGCGGTGGGCGGTGGTTTCGATGTCGCCGCACAATCCTTCAGCGTCAATGCCGGGGCCACGTGCGGCATCGCCCTGTTGGGCGGAAGGGAAGTCCATGATCTGGCGTTGGTGGGACTGAGTTATGGCGAGGTCTTTGGCCCGCTCCGCGGCGCCGGGCATTGGTTTCAAGGAAACACGGAACTGCGTTTTGAACTGTTCGGCGGCTCCCAATTTTCACCCAGTCACGCATGGCTGGTGGGGTTGACGCCGCACCTGCGTTATCATTTCGCCACCGGAACACGCTGGGTGCCGTTCGTGGATTGTGGCGCGGGTGTCACCGCCACGAGCATCCGGGAACCGGATCTGGGCGGCGTTTTTGAATTCAACCTCCAGGCGGCGGCCGGCGTGCAATGGTTTGTGCGCAACAATGTGGCCCTCACCCTGGAAGCGCGTTACCTGCATCTTTCCAGCGCCCGCATCTACCGGCCGAATCTCGGTCTGAACACCATCGCGGGGATGGCCGGCGTGACGTTTTTCTTTTGA
- a CDS encoding 5-(carboxyamino)imidazole ribonucleotide synthase, with translation MHETYDREIRAARPRPAHPRLGIIGGGQLAKMSALAALELGCEVVVLERNNYSPAAQLATHSLVGNWDDPEALLKLAAHVDVVSIENEFLNADALAVLEKAGHPLHPGTGTLRRVQDKFIQKQTLAAAGLALPAFAAVGAMQELADFARGAGWPVVLKTRRNGYDGKGNFTVRAEGEIAEAWKTLGGDRNALYVEAFCPYVSELATIITRGLDGSVAEYPVVETVQRNHICHIVRAPAPVPAEIAQKAARLAHRAIEAVDGVGSFGVEMFLTREGEVLINELAPRVHNSGHYTIEGCVCSQFENHVRAVLGWPLGSTAMVAPAAVMINLLGAAKGSGAPHGMNEALAVPGAHVHVYGKAMSGVGRKMGHVTALGQTLDAAEATARRAAECIQFGAKA, from the coding sequence ATGCACGAAACCTACGATCGTGAAATCCGCGCCGCGCGTCCGCGCCCGGCCCATCCGCGTCTCGGCATCATCGGCGGCGGTCAGCTCGCCAAAATGTCCGCGCTCGCCGCGTTGGAGCTGGGCTGCGAGGTGGTCGTGCTGGAACGCAACAATTACAGCCCCGCCGCTCAACTGGCCACCCATTCGCTCGTGGGCAACTGGGACGATCCCGAGGCCCTGCTGAAGCTGGCGGCGCACGTGGACGTGGTGTCCATCGAAAACGAGTTTCTCAATGCCGACGCTTTGGCCGTCCTCGAAAAGGCCGGTCACCCGCTGCATCCCGGCACGGGCACCTTGCGCCGCGTGCAGGACAAGTTCATTCAAAAGCAAACGCTTGCCGCGGCGGGACTGGCGTTGCCGGCGTTTGCAGCGGTCGGCGCCATGCAGGAACTGGCCGACTTCGCCCGGGGCGCCGGCTGGCCGGTGGTTTTGAAAACCCGTCGCAATGGTTATGACGGCAAGGGAAACTTCACCGTCCGCGCCGAAGGTGAAATTGCCGAAGCCTGGAAGACGCTCGGCGGCGACCGGAACGCGCTTTACGTCGAGGCGTTTTGTCCCTACGTCAGCGAGTTGGCCACCATCATCACGCGCGGACTTGATGGCTCGGTGGCCGAGTATCCGGTGGTGGAAACCGTGCAACGCAATCACATTTGCCACATCGTGCGCGCGCCCGCACCGGTGCCGGCCGAAATCGCCCAAAAGGCCGCCCGGCTGGCCCACCGCGCCATCGAGGCCGTGGACGGCGTCGGCAGTTTTGGCGTGGAGATGTTTTTGACGCGTGAGGGCGAGGTGCTGATCAACGAACTGGCACCGCGCGTGCACAATTCCGGGCATTACACGATCGAAGGATGCGTGTGTTCGCAGTTTGAGAACCATGTGCGGGCGGTGCTGGGCTGGCCGCTGGGGTCCACCGCCATGGTCGCGCCGGCCGCTGTGATGATCAATTTGCTGGGCGCGGCGAAGGGATCTGGCGCCCCGCACGGCATGAACGAGGCCCTCGCCGTTCCCGGCGCGCACGTTCACGTTTATGGCAAGGCGATGAGCGGCGTAGGTCGCAAAATGGGTCACGTCACCGCGCTCGGGCAAACTCTTGACGCCGCCGAAGCGACCGCGCGGCGGGCGGCTGAATGCATTCAATTTGGAGCCAAAGCATGA
- a CDS encoding LysR family transcriptional regulator encodes MAFLNYHHLRYFRAVANDGNLTQAAARLHLSQSALSIQLRRLEESLGHELFRRENKRLKLTESGRLVLDYAETIFRTGEEMMAVLQRHSPARRKVLSIGAVATLSRNFQIDLLKPLLNQPDLELVIRSGSLRELLTQLEAHTIDVVLSNLPVKREAHTGWHSHLLAEEPVSLVGRPQKGRRTKFKFPDDLKHMPVILPSLESNVRVAFDLLMEQAGIRPVIAAEVDDMAMLRLVARESMALTLVPPVVVQDELREGVLVERHRIPQIKKSFYAITPSRRFPNEFVRQLIQQRKPF; translated from the coding sequence ATGGCCTTTTTGAACTATCATCACCTGCGTTATTTCCGCGCCGTGGCCAACGACGGGAATCTCACCCAGGCGGCGGCCCGGCTGCACCTTTCCCAATCGGCCTTGAGCATCCAGTTGCGGCGGCTCGAGGAGAGCCTAGGCCACGAGTTGTTCCGGCGTGAAAACAAACGGCTCAAACTGACCGAATCCGGACGGCTGGTGCTGGATTATGCGGAAACCATCTTTCGCACCGGCGAGGAGATGATGGCGGTGCTCCAGCGACATTCCCCCGCGCGCCGGAAGGTCTTGTCCATCGGCGCCGTGGCGACGCTGTCGCGGAACTTCCAGATTGATTTGCTCAAGCCGCTGTTGAACCAGCCGGATCTGGAACTCGTGATCCGTTCCGGCAGTTTGCGCGAATTGCTCACCCAATTGGAGGCCCACACCATCGACGTCGTGTTGTCCAACCTGCCGGTGAAACGCGAAGCCCACACCGGCTGGCACAGTCATTTGCTGGCCGAAGAGCCGGTAAGCCTCGTGGGCAGACCGCAGAAGGGGCGACGCACCAAGTTCAAGTTCCCCGACGATCTGAAACACATGCCGGTTATTTTGCCGAGCTTGGAAAGCAACGTGCGCGTGGCGTTCGATCTGCTGATGGAACAGGCCGGCATCCGGCCGGTCATCGCAGCGGAGGTGGATGACATGGCCATGCTCCGCCTCGTCGCCCGCGAGTCCATGGCCCTGACTCTCGTGCCGCCGGTGGTGGTGCAGGACGAACTGCGCGAGGGCGTGCTGGTGGAACGCCACCGGATACCGCAGATCAAGAAAAGCTTTTATGCCATCACTCCCAGCCGCCGGTTCCCGAACGAATTCGTCCGCCAGCTGATCCAGCAACGGAAACCGTTCTAA
- a CDS encoding ComF family protein: MAERTANARDWMDALLGFVYPSVCQLCNTGRATAAEGYVCVSCFQRVRFIKPPFCERCGLPFEGDLTTSFECSNCRDMELHFTSARSAVIAKDVVLEAIHRYKYSRALWFEPFLGGLLISAAAVELKQSGWQRIVPVPLHPTKAREREFNQSQRLARQLSRATGIPLNDRCLQRVQPTRTQTLLSRHERAANVRSAFAVSRRAQFAGERIVLIDDVFTTGATTNACARALRAAGAGEVCVWTVARGI, translated from the coding sequence GTGGCCGAACGCACCGCGAACGCCCGTGACTGGATGGATGCCCTGCTGGGCTTCGTTTATCCATCAGTGTGCCAACTCTGCAACACGGGCCGGGCAACCGCGGCCGAAGGATACGTGTGCGTCAGTTGCTTCCAACGGGTGCGCTTCATCAAGCCGCCGTTCTGTGAGCGCTGCGGGCTGCCCTTTGAAGGCGACCTCACCACGTCTTTCGAATGCAGCAACTGCCGTGACATGGAACTGCATTTCACCTCGGCCCGTTCCGCCGTAATTGCCAAGGACGTGGTGCTCGAAGCCATTCACCGATACAAATACAGCCGCGCGCTGTGGTTCGAGCCGTTTCTGGGGGGATTGCTCATCAGTGCCGCTGCCGTGGAACTGAAACAATCCGGATGGCAGCGGATCGTGCCCGTGCCGCTGCATCCCACCAAGGCACGCGAACGGGAATTCAACCAGTCGCAACGGCTCGCCCGCCAACTGAGCCGCGCCACCGGAATTCCTTTGAACGACCGGTGCCTCCAGCGCGTCCAACCCACCCGCACCCAGACCTTGCTGTCGCGCCACGAGCGCGCGGCGAACGTGCGCAGCGCTTTTGCCGTCAGCCGTCGGGCGCAGTTTGCCGGCGAACGTATCGTGTTGATCGACGACGTATTTACAACCGGCGCCACCACCAATGCCTGCGCCCGCGCCTTGCGGGCCGCCGGAGCCGGGGAAGTTTGCGTCTGGACAGTCGCGCGGGGAATTTGA
- a CDS encoding proton-conducting transporter membrane subunit: MNDASLSKITVGLAAAGPLLLLLFGLLPGAWLNRHSRRAARAGALLALLGLGLTVGAVLSRALFGPARMTWTVAGPLELGFQIDNLAVIVLVLVSFLLAVVTRFTVNYLAGEPRQGEFTKWICFTGGAVLTVVVSGNLLQFALAWSATSLGLHRLLVFYPARPAAQLAARKKFVISRLGDLCLLAVMVLVYHQFRTWDFAALFAAARQWPGGAVEGGRAGIQAIAFLLVVGAMLKSAQFPFHSWLPDTMETPTPVSALMHAGIINAGGYLILRLHPLVTLSPGAMSVLAFFGAFTALFASLVMLTHASVKRSLAFSTVAQMGFMMLECGLGAFALATLHLVAHSLYKAHAFLSSGSVVRLAKSAWTPTDKPGAHPFILGAALGLAGLLVLGGAWIFHLGWRHDAGQFVLATVFAMALAYLLWMFWGHGLTPRLAVFGTLLGAGIVVGLFTLHLGFNELLGEGAWQNTQLNTWAGAVLVALVLGLFLAVLLVQTEIPQWANRPFFQTLYVHARNGFYLNTVANRAIAAVWPVKSSATPE, translated from the coding sequence ATGAACGACGCATCACTCTCGAAAATCACCGTGGGGCTGGCCGCTGCCGGCCCCTTGTTGCTGTTGCTGTTCGGCCTGCTGCCCGGCGCCTGGTTGAACCGTCATTCCCGCCGGGCCGCGCGCGCCGGCGCTCTTCTGGCGCTGCTGGGCCTCGGGCTAACCGTGGGGGCTGTTCTCAGCCGCGCGCTCTTTGGTCCGGCGCGAATGACGTGGACCGTCGCCGGTCCGCTGGAACTGGGCTTCCAGATTGACAATCTTGCAGTCATCGTGCTGGTGCTGGTGTCCTTCCTGCTGGCCGTGGTCACGCGGTTTACGGTGAACTATCTCGCGGGCGAACCGCGGCAGGGGGAATTCACAAAATGGATCTGCTTCACGGGCGGCGCGGTGCTGACGGTCGTGGTCTCCGGCAACCTGCTGCAATTCGCGCTGGCCTGGAGCGCAACCAGCCTCGGCTTGCACCGGCTGCTGGTCTTTTATCCCGCGCGTCCGGCGGCGCAACTGGCAGCCCGGAAAAAATTCGTCATCAGCCGGCTGGGCGACCTGTGCCTGTTGGCCGTGATGGTCCTGGTGTATCACCAATTTCGGACCTGGGATTTCGCGGCCTTGTTCGCGGCCGCGCGGCAGTGGCCGGGCGGGGCTGTGGAAGGCGGCCGGGCGGGCATTCAGGCCATCGCGTTTTTGCTCGTTGTCGGCGCCATGTTGAAATCGGCCCAGTTCCCGTTTCACAGCTGGCTGCCCGATACCATGGAAACACCGACGCCCGTTTCGGCGCTCATGCATGCGGGCATCATCAACGCCGGGGGCTATCTGATTCTCCGGCTGCATCCGCTCGTCACCCTGTCGCCGGGGGCCATGTCGGTGCTGGCCTTCTTCGGTGCGTTCACCGCGTTGTTTGCTTCGCTGGTGATGTTGACGCATGCCAGTGTGAAGCGCTCGCTGGCCTTTTCCACCGTGGCGCAAATGGGCTTCATGATGCTGGAATGCGGCCTGGGCGCGTTTGCCCTCGCGACGTTGCACCTGGTGGCGCATTCCCTCTACAAGGCGCATGCCTTTCTCTCGTCCGGCAGCGTGGTGCGGCTCGCCAAATCCGCCTGGACACCTACTGACAAGCCGGGGGCGCACCCCTTCATTCTGGGGGCCGCGCTGGGGTTGGCCGGATTGCTGGTGCTGGGGGGCGCCTGGATCTTTCATCTGGGCTGGCGGCACGATGCGGGCCAGTTCGTGCTGGCGACCGTCTTTGCCATGGCGCTGGCCTACCTGTTGTGGATGTTCTGGGGCCACGGACTGACGCCGCGCCTTGCTGTGTTCGGCACGTTGCTGGGGGCGGGCATCGTGGTCGGGCTTTTCACGTTGCACCTCGGCTTCAACGAATTGTTGGGTGAGGGGGCATGGCAAAACACCCAGTTGAACACCTGGGCGGGCGCCGTGCTTGTCGCCCTCGTGCTGGGCTTGTTTCTCGCCGTCTTGTTGGTTCAAACGGAAATACCGCAATGGGCAAATCGTCCCTTTTTCCAGACGCTCTACGTGCATGCGCGCAATGGATTTTATCTCAACACCGTGGCCAACCGCGCCATCGCCGCCGTCTGGCCGGTCAAATCTTCCGCAACTCCCGAATGA
- a CDS encoding DUF2309 domain-containing protein, producing the protein MQPSPSNDMNAADPVLLATIEDACRRVPPLWPLQRFVAVNPFLGLTDRPFIEAARLLQRVGHGDVLMPTAHYREQIAAGRIKEDDFRAAIELAGRTLPPMWKEQLDFTSLSSLNHALASGSAAERQVRVLTFADFLAAHKMPDWPGFVREEVSKWCSAYYDAGQSSWRMPWRDRPLLSAWRAAAQLDANPELSGLRGFRALVGNLSNDPAGLIARALDELGIPAQARTDFLHRQLLSIAGWSGHVQFRVREQRAAGTTDDSLTQLLAVRLAYDLALWRQFGGAPGMLSLWRAQQHEVVATAEGFSADLLARFVAQLALESSYQRLLLAPLPASPGRTAALTEPKMLQAIFCIDVRSEVFRRALEAQSPAIETLGFAGFFGVAFAYRRFGQEEGTARCPVLLHPKVTVCETPQSGAPVEKARLWRGLHFRRSVGSAWNAFKTSAISCFSFVETAGLWFGVKLAQDGLGLSQPETASAPAHGRVRFGPRFVRVTEDASSCGHSGQTGWSLAERVELAAGALKNTGLTTNFAKVVLLCGHGSATTNNPYASALDCGACGGHAGDANARVAAAILNEPAVRDALRTRGIAIPAETVFVAGLHNTTTDEVVIYDAEKLTADQAAALHQCQAWLAAASQRARRERAASLGLGDVPDAQVDAAVFSRSRDWAQVRPEWGLAGNAAFIAAPRARTSGVNLGGRVFLHNYDAGRDADASVLELILTAPMVVASWINLQYYGSTVNNRLFGSGNKVLHNVVGTFGIWEGNGGDLQTGLPLQSLHDGVRWRHEPLRLTVIIEASRAAIDGVLQKHGGVRELVENGWVNLFAREPGDGSCWRCIAAEMWAAVPMATAPAGRPLQTQDPAARSPRSAAAVVAAVN; encoded by the coding sequence ATGCAACCCTCGCCGTCAAACGACATGAATGCCGCCGATCCTGTTTTGCTTGCGACCATCGAAGACGCCTGCCGCCGTGTGCCGCCGCTCTGGCCCCTGCAACGGTTCGTCGCTGTGAACCCGTTTCTGGGTTTGACAGACCGGCCGTTCATCGAGGCTGCGCGCCTGCTGCAGCGCGTGGGGCATGGCGACGTTTTGATGCCCACGGCGCATTACCGCGAACAAATCGCCGCCGGCCGGATCAAGGAGGACGATTTCCGCGCGGCCATCGAACTGGCGGGCCGAACCCTGCCGCCGATGTGGAAGGAGCAGCTCGATTTCACCAGCCTCAGCTCGTTGAATCACGCGCTCGCATCCGGTTCGGCGGCCGAACGGCAGGTGCGGGTGTTGACGTTCGCCGATTTTCTCGCGGCGCACAAAATGCCGGACTGGCCGGGGTTCGTGCGGGAGGAAGTCTCCAAGTGGTGCTCGGCGTATTACGATGCGGGCCAGTCTTCCTGGCGCATGCCGTGGCGCGACCGGCCGCTCCTGTCCGCGTGGCGGGCGGCCGCCCAACTGGATGCCAATCCGGAACTCAGCGGGCTGCGCGGCTTCCGGGCCCTGGTGGGAAATCTGTCTAACGATCCGGCCGGTTTGATTGCCCGCGCGCTGGATGAACTTGGCATTCCTGCCCAAGCGCGAACGGATTTTCTGCACCGGCAGCTCCTGAGCATTGCCGGCTGGAGCGGGCACGTGCAGTTTCGCGTGCGCGAGCAACGCGCGGCTGGAACGACCGATGACTCGCTCACGCAGTTGCTGGCCGTCCGGCTCGCCTACGATCTTGCACTTTGGCGGCAATTCGGCGGCGCGCCGGGAATGCTTTCGCTCTGGCGGGCGCAGCAGCACGAAGTCGTGGCCACGGCCGAGGGATTTTCAGCCGACCTGCTGGCGCGCTTCGTCGCCCAACTGGCACTGGAATCCAGTTACCAACGCCTACTGCTGGCCCCGTTGCCGGCCAGCCCGGGGCGAACCGCCGCTTTGACCGAGCCGAAAATGTTGCAGGCCATCTTTTGCATCGACGTGCGCTCGGAAGTGTTCCGCCGCGCGCTGGAAGCGCAGTCGCCCGCCATTGAAACGCTCGGCTTTGCGGGATTTTTTGGCGTGGCCTTCGCCTATCGGCGGTTTGGTCAGGAAGAGGGGACGGCACGCTGTCCGGTGCTGCTCCATCCCAAAGTCACCGTATGCGAAACGCCGCAGTCGGGAGCGCCGGTTGAGAAAGCGCGCTTGTGGCGCGGCCTGCACTTCCGGCGGTCCGTCGGCAGCGCCTGGAACGCATTCAAGACCTCGGCGATTTCCTGTTTTTCGTTCGTCGAGACGGCCGGACTCTGGTTTGGCGTGAAGCTGGCCCAAGATGGGCTGGGCCTGTCCCAACCGGAGACGGCTTCGGCGCCCGCGCACGGACGGGTCCGATTCGGGCCGCGTTTCGTCCGCGTCACGGAGGACGCCAGTTCCTGCGGGCACAGCGGGCAAACGGGCTGGTCGCTGGCCGAGCGGGTTGAACTGGCGGCGGGCGCCCTGAAAAACACGGGCCTTACCACCAACTTCGCCAAGGTGGTGCTCCTTTGCGGTCACGGCAGCGCCACAACCAACAATCCCTACGCCTCGGCACTGGATTGTGGCGCGTGCGGCGGACACGCCGGCGATGCCAATGCGCGGGTGGCGGCGGCGATTTTGAATGAGCCGGCTGTGCGCGACGCGCTGCGCACCCGGGGCATTGCGATTCCAGCGGAAACCGTCTTCGTCGCGGGGTTGCACAACACGACAACGGATGAGGTCGTGATTTATGACGCGGAGAAATTGACGGCAGATCAGGCGGCCGCGCTGCATCAGTGTCAGGCGTGGCTGGCGGCCGCTTCGCAACGGGCCCGGCGGGAGCGCGCCGCCTCGCTCGGCTTGGGCGACGTGCCCGACGCCCAGGTGGATGCGGCCGTGTTCTCGCGGAGCCGGGATTGGGCCCAGGTCCGGCCGGAATGGGGACTGGCGGGCAATGCGGCCTTCATTGCCGCGCCACGCGCACGCACTTCGGGCGTGAATCTTGGCGGCCGCGTGTTTCTGCACAATTACGACGCCGGACGCGATGCGGACGCTTCCGTGCTCGAATTGATTCTGACGGCGCCGATGGTCGTGGCGAGCTGGATCAATCTGCAATATTACGGGTCCACGGTGAACAACCGGTTGTTTGGCAGCGGCAACAAGGTGCTGCACAACGTGGTTGGCACCTTCGGCATCTGGGAAGGCAACGGTGGCGATTTGCAAACCGGTCTGCCGCTCCAATCGTTGCATGATGGCGTGCGCTGGCGGCACGAGCCGTTGCGGCTGACCGTAATCATTGAAGCGTCCCGGGCGGCAATTGACGGGGTGTTGCAGAAACACGGCGGCGTGCGCGAACTGGTGGAAAATGGCTGGGTCAATTTGTTCGCCCGTGAACCGGGTGACGGTTCGTGCTGGCGGTGCATTGCGGCGGAAATGTGGGCTGCCGTGCCGATGGCCACGGCCCCGGCCGGGCGGCCGCTGCAAACGCAAGATCCCGCCGCGCGGTCCCCGCGATCCGCTGCTGCCGTCGTGGCAGCCGTTAACTAG
- a CDS encoding serine/threonine-protein kinase: MFGLFQTRDVSERIGPGPFGRFILQELVASGGMADIWLATDAHNRAHALRLMLPEFSGDRAARKRFERGCEILASVQSHPNVIGYFEHGKIEGQLYCLMEYVEGANLKELYAQHDPVLTENVAQIILDMAEGLEHVHESGYLHLDFKPENVLVSRNAGVRLVDFDLAQPLVEAPLKLTKNPGTPAYMAPEQLQGKPIDQRVDIFAFGVAAYELLTNQKPFPGDDINEILRAQLDRSRFIPPRQLNPDIPAALEKAIVKCIETDANRRYLFMSVLVHDLKAALYV; this comes from the coding sequence GTGTTTGGGCTGTTTCAAACAAGGGATGTCAGCGAACGGATCGGTCCCGGTCCGTTCGGTCGTTTCATTTTGCAGGAACTGGTCGCCAGCGGCGGCATGGCGGACATCTGGCTGGCCACCGACGCCCACAACCGGGCGCATGCCCTGCGCCTGATGCTGCCCGAATTCAGCGGCGACCGGGCGGCGCGCAAACGCTTCGAGCGCGGCTGTGAAATTCTCGCCAGCGTGCAGAGCCATCCCAACGTCATCGGCTATTTCGAGCACGGCAAAATCGAGGGGCAGTTGTATTGCCTCATGGAATACGTCGAAGGCGCGAACTTGAAGGAGCTTTACGCCCAGCACGATCCCGTGCTGACGGAAAATGTGGCCCAGATCATCCTCGACATGGCCGAAGGGCTGGAGCATGTCCACGAGAGCGGCTATCTGCACCTGGATTTCAAGCCGGAGAATGTGCTCGTTTCGCGCAATGCCGGCGTGCGGTTGGTGGATTTCGACCTGGCACAGCCGCTCGTCGAGGCGCCGCTCAAACTGACCAAGAATCCGGGAACGCCCGCTTACATGGCGCCGGAGCAGTTGCAGGGCAAACCCATTGATCAGCGGGTGGACATTTTTGCCTTTGGAGTGGCGGCCTATGAGCTTTTGACGAACCAGAAGCCGTTTCCGGGCGACGACATCAACGAAATCCTGCGCGCGCAACTGGACCGTTCCCGGTTTATTCCACCGCGCCAGTTGAATCCCGACATTCCGGCGGCCCTGGAAAAGGCCATCGTGAAATGCATCGAGACCGATGCCAACCGGCGCTATCTGTTCATGAGTGTGCTCGTGCACGACCTGAAGGCGGCGCTGTATGTTTAG
- the purE gene encoding 5-(carboxyamino)imidazole ribonucleotide mutase, translating to MKTKNAPLVGIIMGSDSDWPTLSAAADVCREFGVAFEARVVSAHRTPEDMVRYAKAAEGRGLRVIIAGAGGAAHLPGMVASLTPLPVIGVPVESKSLKGLDSLLSIVQMPGGVPVATMAIGGGKNAGLMAVKILAAGDATLRTRLKHYMKSLAAESRRRGAKLAAGLRPA from the coding sequence ATGAAAACCAAAAATGCGCCGTTGGTCGGCATCATCATGGGCAGCGATTCGGACTGGCCAACGCTTTCCGCGGCGGCGGACGTCTGCCGGGAATTTGGCGTGGCATTTGAGGCGCGCGTGGTCTCGGCGCATCGGACGCCCGAAGACATGGTGCGTTACGCGAAAGCCGCCGAAGGCCGCGGTCTGCGGGTGATCATCGCCGGTGCGGGCGGCGCGGCGCATCTGCCCGGCATGGTGGCGAGTCTCACGCCGCTCCCGGTCATTGGCGTGCCCGTCGAAAGCAAAAGCCTCAAGGGGCTCGACTCGCTGTTGTCCATCGTGCAAATGCCCGGCGGCGTGCCCGTGGCCACGATGGCCATCGGGGGCGGCAAGAATGCGGGCCTGATGGCGGTGAAAATTCTGGCGGCGGGCGACGCCACCCTGCGGACACGCCTGAAGCACTACATGAAATCGCTGGCCGCTGAATCCCGGCGGCGCGGCGCCAAGCTGGCCGCGGGTTTGCGGCCGGCTTAG
- the accD gene encoding acetyl-CoA carboxylase, carboxyltransferase subunit beta, giving the protein MGTTSFTKKLPGTEGPEPALTPPNLEAAATAFPKKNKVSSGKSRKRDIPEGLWTKCPKCAELVFDKELDENLKVCPKCQHHFPIGARERIHSLVETCTFEETDADMISVDVLKFTGAASYIAKLETYRKKSTQLKDAVVTGIGKIGPHRTALGVMDFSFLGGSMGSVVGEKLTRLIEKATEGGLPLVIISTSGGARMYEGMFSLMQMAKTCAALAYHAKEKLPYISVLTHPTTAGVMASYASVGDLIIAEPRAMIGFAGPRVIKDTTQAELPPGFQTAEFLMDRGLIDAIVQRLEMKETLTEYISFLMNGKAAQQK; this is encoded by the coding sequence ATGGGAACAACCTCGTTCACCAAAAAACTGCCAGGCACCGAAGGCCCGGAACCTGCCCTCACCCCGCCCAACTTGGAAGCCGCCGCCACGGCGTTCCCCAAGAAGAACAAGGTCAGCAGCGGCAAATCGCGCAAACGGGACATCCCGGAGGGGCTGTGGACCAAATGCCCCAAATGCGCTGAACTGGTTTTCGACAAGGAACTGGACGAGAACCTCAAAGTCTGCCCCAAGTGCCAGCACCATTTTCCCATCGGCGCCCGCGAACGCATTCACTCGCTCGTGGAAACCTGCACGTTCGAGGAAACCGACGCGGACATGATCAGCGTCGACGTGCTCAAGTTCACCGGCGCCGCCTCCTACATCGCCAAGCTCGAAACCTATCGCAAGAAATCCACCCAGTTGAAGGACGCCGTCGTCACCGGCATCGGCAAGATCGGCCCGCACCGCACCGCCCTGGGCGTGATGGACTTCAGTTTTCTTGGCGGGTCGATGGGCTCGGTTGTCGGCGAAAAGCTGACCCGCCTCATCGAAAAGGCGACCGAAGGTGGCCTGCCCCTCGTCATCATTTCCACCAGCGGCGGCGCCCGCATGTATGAAGGCATGTTCAGCCTGATGCAGATGGCAAAAACCTGCGCCGCCCTCGCCTATCACGCCAAGGAAAAACTGCCCTACATCAGCGTGCTCACGCATCCCACCACGGCCGGCGTGATGGCGAGCTACGCCAGCGTGGGCGACCTCATCATCGCGGAACCACGCGCCATGATCGGCTTCGCCGGGCCTCGCGTCATCAAAGACACAACGCAGGCCGAGTTGCCGCCGGGATTCCAGACGGCCGAATTCCTCATGGACCGGGGTTTGATCGACGCCATTGTGCAGCGCCTGGAGATGAAGGAAACCCTCACCGAATACATTTCCTTCCTGATGAACGGCAAGGCCGCGCAGCAGAAATAA